CAGGGCAAAGTAAATGCACTTGACGAAGTACCACAGCTGTGCCACCGCATTCTGGCTGAACATCCTGAATGGGACAGGACAGGGTGTCAGGGAGACATGACAAACGGTTCAGGAGGCCAACCGGAGCTGTGCCACACCCAGAGAGTACAGTACCTCAGGACAGACTGAGGCCCCAACGTGCAGAGCCTCACACCACCCACCTCTCAGTGACAGCCGGTAAGATAAAGAACATCCAGATGTGAATCGCCACCACCAGGACCACCTGAAAGGCCAGCTTTCCCAGGACAGTCTTGCGCAGGTAGAGGGCACGGTCGATGACCATGGTGCCAAACTGGACCAGCAGCATGAACAGGAAGGCCTGTGGCACCTGGTCATCTGACAGCGAGGATGCAATGTCTGTGGCTGCAGAGTGCTTCTGTAGCAGAGGGTACAAGTTGGGGAGATGGAGCGGCAGTACAACACAGGGTCCTAAGCCCAGGCACTCCAAAGACTTAGAGGCCAGCCATCTGTGCTGGGGCCTCAGGTCAACTTACCCCAAAAGCCCAAAAaccaaagatgatgatgatgatgtcgaCAATATCGGCCAGGAACATGAGGGCGTAGACGTCGGTGGCCGCCCGGTACTTTGTGTGCAGAATGTCATGGAAGAAACGCTGCAAGGGTTGGTAGAAGCTCTGGGCCCTGTGGATGGACAGCCTCAGAGGTTATAGAGCCAGGGACTATCTTCTTGCCCTAACACCCCTCCCATTCCTAGCCAGgccactcacagtgacacacagaaGCTCTGCAGCCGGCGCCCAGCTGCCTTCATTCTCTCCCGAAACTTCGATTTTTCTTGAGTGTGACGcggcctctttctctctgtagtttcttttccttctccctcctcgtGCTCAGTCTCTGTGGGTATGTATGTCCAGGGAAGTACCAGTGAGCCTATCAGGGACTGGGTGTCCACCCTGATAGGCTGACCTCACCCCACTTCATGGACAGCACAGGAAACTCCCGGCAGACACTATTGAGGAGCAACTGCTACTGTATCCTCTCTCGGGGTGGCCCCAAGACTTCAGCCCATAGATACTCATCCCAGGCATAGGGACAGCTCCAAGGATGGATACAGGAAGAGCACTGAGCAATGGTGTGCTCCCAAGTGCGTTATCCCTGTACTAGGCTGGCCATCTCCAACTGAGGGGTCATCtgtgtctccttccctcccaggAACATGGCAGGGGTCTAGTCTGGGCTCTCACCCATGACTGCTGTTCCTTTGGGTCCTGGAGTCTCCTTGCGCCTCCTGAAGCGTATGCTGATGTGCCTCGTGTGCCGGGGCTTAAGGTCCTCTGGGGGATCTTGGATAACATCCTTGGATCTAATACTTCCTTTCCCTTGGATGTGGTCCCTGGGAGTACCGGCCAACACTGGCTCCTTGGGATGCCCAGTGCCTGTCTCAGACTGCGATTCCAGCTTAGCTTCTGGCTCTTCCTTGGCCTCCCGGTCCTTCACACTACTCCTGCAATGGTCCTTGGGATAGCGATCCTCCTCATGGTCCCAGAGGCCATAACACTATGGAGGATACGGGTTGGTGAGGAGCCTGACCCAGGTCAGGTCATGCTTAGACCAGAGGCAGGCGATTGGGCTCAGGAATGCCCGGAGTTGCCAAGCCAGCCCTGCCACCCCTGCACTGGCTGGCAGGCTCACCAGTAGCTGCGAGCGGTGGAAGAAGAGGGCCATGAGCTGCACCAGGTCATACTTGATGTAGCTGTCCGTTTTCTCAAGGCCCAGGATTCGCGGAGGGAAGTAGGGCTTGTTCTCATAGCGCCGCAGCACAACGTAGCTGTTCCAGGGGAAGAAGCCGAACTGGAACAGGTATTTGGTGACCACCATGACCTGCAGGACAGGGCACTCAGCCATGGGCCATGTGGCCCAGCCCCTACCCTACAAGCTGCTACCCACCTCAGTGAAGACGATAGCTGTCATCCAAAAGCGCTTGCTAGGCCTCGGGATGGTCAGCATGGCCCACAGGAACACAAGCACGggcagcaccagggaggcagccGAGGCTGTCACCATGTGGTTAAGGATGATGATGAAGTAACAGAGCAGCTCCGAGTGTGCCGCCACGCACTGGTACCCAGCCCTGAGCAGCCGCAGAGTCCGGCCCTGCTGTGCCTCAAACCGCTCGGCCTCCTCCAGCTCAGGGATATGCAGGCGCCTGCCGCAGGACCACAGGAATTTGGGGGCAAGAGCCAAGAGCACCCCTGGGGTGCAGAGCCTTGCCCACAACCATGGCAATAGACAGACTCTGATCCCAGGCCTGGGCCTAGCCAGTTCCTGCCTCCCTTACCCAGCTTCTGTCCCTGGGCTTCCTGCTCAGGAGAATTCCCTTGAAAACCTGCACACAGCCTAGTCCCATCTCACCTATCCAGTAGCAGCTCGCTGGCCGTGCGCATCCGGGTACGAGCATTGGCTAAAAGCTCTTGGGAGCCGTGCAGGGAGGTCCCAGCCTGGAGGTCCCCAGCGTCGGTGACAATCTCCTCACTGCCACTGCGGGTGTTATAGCCTGTGCTCAGGGGGCTGCTGGTGTCGTCTGTCATGCTACTCAAAGGCTCTTCGgctcccagcccactgtgagagAAAAGGTTACAGAGGGAAGGGTGGAGGACTGGTGCCGGGAAGACAAGGGGCAACTGAGATCAGTACTGTACCCCAATGGCTCCTCCAGAGGACACACAGAAATGGGGGCCCCCGACTCACCCGAGCCCCCTTGGGCCCCACACCGACCTTGAGGCTGTGCTGGGTCCATCCCGGGTCTCCATGGGACCTGACAATGTGGCCTCATCTTCACCCACATAAAGCTGGTCCAGCACACCTCGGCGTACCTCTCCAACCTGCAGGGAGGATGGAGAAGCCCTCAGCCCCTGGGATTGGACTGGCTCTGCTCCACATGGGCTCAGCAGGCAGCAGTGGGGATGTGGCCTTGATGAAGTATAGGAGGGGCTTGGCTCGAGGGGTGCTCACCCGAAGAAGCTCCTGGGTGAGCAGGTAGCGCTCTGCGCACAGCACATCGCTCATGGTGCGGTGGTGCTTCGTGAATGCACGCAGCCAGCGCGTCAGCCCGTCTACCGTGGCCTggcccagcacccacaggaacTGCATGGTGCTTAGCACACGCTGCATCATGTGGCTACGGCCTATAGAGAGGGCAGGACGGTGCTGGAGGGTCGGCTAGCCATAAGAGCCCTCAGCCCTCTGCCCCCTTCCCAGCAAGCGCACATACCTGCCATCTCATCTTCTGGGACATCTACTGGTTCCACATCTGGGTTCAAGTCACCTCCTGGTCACAGACACAGTCAGTATCAGGTAGCCCTACAGCTCTCCTGCTGAAGCCCCCAAATACAACTCACCAGAAGCCAGCTGCTCTGCCCGCTCCTGCCGTGCCCGCTCCCGACGCTGCCTCAGCACTGTCTGGGCATTGGTTACCCATGCCTGGTATGCCATCTGCCAGCCAGATTTGTTAGTTAGGAGCCTGGCATCTCTAGCTGAGATACCCATTCACTCTGGCATCATGGTCCCCTCCCAAGGAATATGACGCCGAGCCAGCCATATACCAGCTATGGCCAGCCACCTGCTCTCTCTCCAGCTGCGGGTCTTCAGTGCCCCAAGCTCTCTCTGGAAATGGTCTCCAGAGACAGACGTGCAGCTGCCCAGCTTGACCAGTGCCAGGGCCTCAAAGATGGACAAGGGCTTCTCCTGATCCCATGACACCATTTTTCAGTAGGCACACATGGCCTTTCTCTTAGAGCAGGTGGCAGTCATAGAGCTCATTGGGTAAGGAGGGTGGGTGTGTGAACAAAGGAGCAATTGGTGACCTGTGACCTTCACATCACAGCCCGTATCCCTAGCTGCCTGGGCAGGTCTGAAGGGCTAGGGGGACCTCCTAATATGTAGGAACTGGATTCCACAGCCCTCAGATATCTGTTCCTGCACACTGCCCTGATCAGAAACTCTACAGACAGAGCAGGAAGGCATGGCTCCACCTCACCTGGAAGGCACTCTGAGCTGCAGGCCTGGGGTCCTCAGGTagggcctcctcttcctcctcgctATCTGACTCAAACAGGAAGTAGTCGCCAGAGTGGATGACTATAGTCAGCAAGGGTAGgaaagagtatgtgtgtgtgagagcctaTCTCCATGGCAggaccctgagaagttctggaaTTCCTGTGTTCAGTTTTGAGTTGGGTGGTAGCAAGCCCATTGTTAAGAATGACTGATGTTCCCTCTCAGCATCTTCCTCCCACATGCTCCTACTTGAGTGCCACCCTTCCCACTAGGACCATCCCATGCAGGTTTCAGCAGGATGGGGAAGGCGGTCCATGCACAGAACAGAGAACCATGCACAGGTTAGGTCCATGCACACAACCAGACAGGACAAAGAGGAGCTAGTAGGCAGGAGGGTTAACAGCAGGAGCACAGAGGGGTCAAGGCAGGGTACCTGTGGCGTGGTCCAGCCAGGGGCGCCACCACTGTCTCCGTGGCGGGGAGGAGCCCCCTGGGCTGTCAGGCCCTGTGGAGGGGCAAGGCAAGCGTGAACAAGCAGGGGAGGCTGTGAGGGCAGCCTGTCTTGGGTACAAGGGCAAGTGACagggacagaaacagacacaggacTCCCCCAGTGGCAAGGTTCCATGTGGTGCCACATGTCTCAGAGCCCTGGAGGATGGAGAGGGGCCACAAGTGCAGGTAGACAGTCCCAGGTGGCCATATGGCCTGCAGGGACAAAGGGGAACACACCACATGGCACGGGGCTTGGGACAGGGTTCTGTGGCACATCACTTACATGTAGCACAGGACAAGGGAGTAGGACCCTGTGACACACCACTTGTACAGGTACAGGGAGACTTCAGCAGCACACATGCCTGgatgcagagtgtgtgtgtgcgcgcgtgtgcatgtgtatgtcagGGGCATCCTCTGAGGTGATTAGTTCTATCCACGCTTACCTGGCTCCTGGCTGGGATCCTGAGGGTCTTTGGACTGGAGTTGGCCACGACTTGCCTGGCTCTGCCTGTACTTCTCCTGTTTGGCACGGATGCGCTTCATCCTGCAAGTAGGGAGGAGCTCTGAGTGCCAGGCTGGCCAGAAGGGTCAAAGGGTCCCTAGCCCAGATAACACCTACTGTCTTTTCAGCTGGGCCAGGGACTTCTCCTCAATCTGGCGATGGAAGTTGATGCTCTTCAGGTTGGCTGCATTGTAGAGGGCAAAGCCCCTGCAGGAAGAGCAAGACCTTAGCACTTATCTCAGACGCATGCGCTTTCTCTACCTCAGGGATGAGCTGGGCTCATCCCCAGTGCCTGGGGAGCCTGCCTGGTCCTCCTTACACTGAGCCATGTGCTGGAAGACACCTGCCACCTGCAGCCATGAGAGAGGAACTGTCACCTCTTTCTCTGGGGCAGAAAACCATCACAGAAAAGGACATAGGGTGGCAACTCTGAGGTAGGTAGGTGAGGCAGCTGACCCTAAGTTTAGCTCCAGGGGCAGAGACCTCTGCTGGAAGCATAATATCATGTCACAGCCCTCCAGCTGGGGGACACTCAGGCCACTGGGGGCCACACTGCCTTTTAGTGTCCAGCCGTGGGCAGCAAGGGCCGCCCTAATGATACCAAGGCACTGGGGGTTCTTTGGTCTCCCTTCAGGTGACAGGATCAAGTGGAGCTGCTATTGTAGAAGAAACCCCTGctgaggatggggggaggggtgtcttcTCCACCCCTGGGAGAAGCAGCTGTGCGGACCTGGATGCCTGCAGGGCTGTGGCTTTCAGGTCAGCGCTGACATGCAGGAAGTAGTGGCTGAGAAAGATGCGCCGTtgcaagagcaggaagaagaAGCAGATACTGTCCCAGATGATCCCGGCctcctccacaggcagcaggcagtccCGGTCCCTGGTCATCATCTCTTTGGCTGTGGGGCAGAGACCAGCAGGGCTAGGGGTCGGCACCAGAAGCAGTGGGTCTCCTTGTGTCCGCCCCCACGCACATCCCTTGCCCACTCACGATCATAGTAGCCTTTGACTGTGCACACGAGGCTGAAGAGCTGGATGACCCAGCAGAAGTTGCTCTGCATTTGCTCCACGAAGACACAGGACAGGAGCTGGGGGCGGTAGTGGGGGCAGGTTAACTCAGGGCCCTTGGGGCGGGCAGGGGCGGGGCCATGTGGGCAGGGGCGGGGCCGTGTGAGTGGTCTGCTCACCGACAGCATATTCTTAGAGATGATGACAGTGACATTATAGAGGATGAGGCAGTCCCACAGCACGAGCTGGGCTCGCGTGTCCTTCTGCAGCAGGGTAGTGCCAAACAGCAGCAGGTAGAAGCAGGCTAGCAGGTACCCCAGCCCGAAGATGCTTATGCGGGTGGCCCCCGCAACAAACACCACAACGAGCACCAGCCAGAACAGGTAGCGGAAGACGGCcaccttcagcatatccagataGGACCTGGAGGGGGGGAGGTGTGGGGGAGACGTCACTGAGGTTACTGGGTTACCCCAGACAGCCCTTTAGCGAGTGCTTCAGAGTGGTCATGGGTAGGACCTACCTGCAGTGGATGAAGTTGGGTATAGGGTTGGGCTCCCCACGCAGGGGCTCCAGGTGGTCAGTGTTGATGCCCGCCATGCGTTGCCACTCCTCCGTTCGCTCCGCTGAGAAGACCTGCCACTGCTGGGAGGCGCAAAGCAGCAGGAGGAAGTCACCTGCAGGACAGGAGAGGTGTCGCAGGGGCATGAAGCTTGCAGGAGgagtgggagaggaagggggatagggaggaggaaggggaggaggactgTACTGCCTGGGACCGAGGGCCTCCTCccatttcacaaaaaaaaaaaaaaaaaaaaaaaaaaaagtgtctacaTAAAAGCTGGAAacgggctggtgaaatggctcagcggttaagagtgccgccgactgctcttccaaaggtcctgagttcaaatcccagcaaccacatggtggctcacaaccatccgtaacaaaaatctgatgccctcttctggagtgtctgaagacagctacagtgtacacacatataataaataaatacatacatacatacatctaaaaaaaaaaaaagctggaaacAGGAAGGCATCCTACTGAGGACACCCCGGTCTGTATGTGTGccatacacacgcacatgtgtCAGAGAATGTGGGCTGCTATGGCTCTCCCTGCACCCGTGAGATCATTGCCTTGCACACCCATGAACACACAGGTCCATATCACTGTGTGCGTACACACTCTGGGACACGTTTTTGTGTGAATGAGGGTCAGACTCATCTGGGTGAGGTTGCAGGGTGGCATGGCTCTTTTTTGGGATGAAGTGCCACTCGACTGTCAACACCTGGACAACCTGTCCTCTTGCTGGTTCCAGTTCTAAACAAAGGTCCCTGTGTATCCAACAAGCAACCCTCCCGGCCCCGCCCCTGAGTCCTTACGCTGTCCTGCGGCAGGTGCCCTGGGGTAAGGATACGGTTGCACTTACTGATAAGGTTggtggagttgggggctctgaaGAAGTCAGGTAGGTACAGCCACTTGATGAGGGCGGAATTCATGGGGATGGCCTTGCTCCAGCGCCATGGATAGTCTGTGGACAGGGGGCACATCAGAAAGGGcaaatgctgtccttatccccTCTGCTGCCAGGAGCCCTGGAGGCTGGGGACAGTGTCACATGTTCCTGTGTGGTCAGAACCTGTTCTCACATCACTCTCTCCGTCTCAGGGACACTGACCCACAGATTCAGAGATCCCTACAGGCCATGATCTCTAAGTAGAACTACACCAGGCTTGGAgggatggggggatggggagaTAAGGTTGGAACCCACGGATGAGCCTCACCTGAGACAGGGCAGGTACCTCCCAAGGAGGGAGTGTTTGGGATGAATTATGGTTCATACAATTTAACAGcatgaaacataaaataataaaacacaaaacgagagctggcgagatggctcagcaggtaagagcactgactgctcttccgaaggccctgagttcaaatctcagcagccACACGGCGTCTCACAACCACccgcaatgagatctgacgtcctcttctggtgcatctgaagacagctaaagtgtacttatttataatagtaaataaatctctgGGCCGGAGCGAGCAGGGATCAAGTGAGCGgtgttgaccagagcaagcagaggtcctaaattcagttcccaacaaccacatgaaagctcacaaccatctgtacagctacagtgtgctcatatacataaaataaataaatcttaaaaataaataagtaaaacataaAATGAGAACTAACTCAGATACCCTTCAACTACTATACAGCCTGGATGTGGTTGCCTCGGCAACCACACCTGCGAGGCTCCTAAGTGAACAGGACGACCTGGAGGGCCCTGCCATCACTTAGTACTGAAAGCACAGTTGAAGGGTTTCTCCTGCACCCGCTAAGAGAAAGAAGCTAAAGCAACAGAGGCCCACTGTATCATCCCACTCTGTGATGTTACTGAACTGGACGGACTATGGACTGATGTCCGAGCGGAGGGGGCGAGGCGCAGGGCTGACTTCAAAGATCTGCACGGAGGGACGTGCAGGGTCGGGCATGCTTGTCAAGAACCAGGGCCCTCTAAGAACATGTGTGAAATGAATGTGTGGAACTGTCCCAGGTACACAACCCAGTTATGGAGGGATATCCCAGGCAACCTCACAGGAAGGAGAGGCTGTTTATTCAGCAAGGACCCCAGCAATCaccagcagggagagagaggtggcTGAGCCAGGGGTGTCTACTGAACGTCACAGACTGGGACAATCTGGGGACCTGGAACACTTTCTGCTCTGTTTAAAACAAAGAGAAGGGgactggggtgtagctcaggAACTGAGCACTTGCCTAACGTGTAAACCATGGGCTCCACCTCACCCTtaggatgattaaaaaaaaaagaactttaaataCATAGCTGAAATATgcaagctccccctcccccaccaagaaGCTAGTGGAAGACCGAAGACGcatgagaacagaaagaaaagctgCCACTGGAGCAGTGGACAGCCACCCTGTGTTAACCCCGTGTCTGTAGCACCCCAATGTGGGCAGGCAAGGTTGCTTGAACAGGTCAAATGGGCAGTCATGGGCTACACCAGGTCCGTGGCACCACCACGTGGACCACCATGAGCTCTGTGCCCATAAAGTTCTTCACGCTTAACCAGGCACATCCAAACTTTGAGGCATGTGGCAAAGCCACCAACCTGGCTATCCAGAAATGTCCTAGGCTAGGAGAAGCtagatgaaagagagaagaggacacAGGAGAACGGCCAAGCTGAGGACAGCTACAAAGAAGAGCTGGTGCTGTTTTACTACAGACAACACGCCCGACAAGGACACTGCTGCTATAGGCTGTCAGGAGAGGCTGCAGCCCTGAAGGCATCCACAGCTCTACGGACATAGCGCCATTCTGCCCTCAGGAAGCCAACCTTGTGAAATAGCACAGCTATGGCTCAAATGGTCCAGAGAGAATGTACAGGCTACAGAGGATCTAACGGGTTCCCTTGGCAGGAATGTAGGTGTGGAGCTGTGTAAGTCAGGAAGGTGAACAGGAAACGGCCCAGGAGTTTCCACGTGACCACACATACCAAGCCCCTCAGCCTGTGGCTTACCAATGCACAGTGCAGGGGGCATGCCCAAACACAGCAGGTACTGGTACAGCAGGAACAGCGTGAGGAACAGACAGTAGTTAGGCCAGAGGCGGGCGATGGCCTCACGGCGCCGGCGTGTAAGGATGGCCACCAACCAGCAACCGTGTAAGATCACCATGAAGTTCATACGCTGCCCAATCACATTCACGGCCATCAAGAAGCAGATCTGGAGGGGAATCAAGGGGTGGATATAATAGTAAGAAGGGAGCTACTCCAAGTCCACAGACTCAGAGCAGCCCTGCCTGCCCTGAGGTCTAGAGTGACTCATCTTTACTGGGGACGAGGGGAGCAGTCTCTCAGACCACCGTCCTAGGACAGCAGAGGCTAGACACATCTCATCATACTTAGAGGAAGCCAAGGCCCCGGGATGAGTAGCCCCACGCCTGGGGAAGACTTTAGCTTCAGACAGTGCAGCCTTGGTCTAGCCCTGCCAGGGAGACTCAGTCCAATCTCCTTGGCCTTCCTGGGCTTGTGGCAAGCCTCTGTGCTAGCCCTGGGCTAGGCTGTGCCTACAGAACTCAGGCATCACTAGAGATGCTCAGGGGGATCTCCTGCTATCATTCCTGCCAAAAGGATGCCCAGCCTCACCTCCAGCCCGAATTTGTAGAAGAAGAAGTTGATGAAATACTTGAGGCAGCTAAGTAGGTCCTGGTCCAACCTCTGGCGGGTGCCATCTGCGCACACAGCCTGGGCGGGCAGAGGGGCCTGCTGGTGCTGCCGGCGGTAGTGCTCTTGGCGCCGGTACACCACGGCCTCAAACACCAGCAACAGAAGGATCTGCAGGTGGTTCTGTGAAGGTGGGGTCAGGGGTCAGTGGGGGTCAGGGGTCAGtgggggtcagaggtcagtgGGGACCATCTGGGGCCGTCAAAGACCATCTACCCTGGCTGTCAGTCCCCACTCACCTGGATATAGCCCAAGTTGGGGTAACCCTTCCGCACCCCAAACCAGTTGGCAGGGTCAACAGGGCCACGGTACAGCAAAGACTGGTTGATCTCCAAAGGCTGCAAGTTGGTATTGTTGGGGAAGGGCTGCAAAGAGGGGTGAGCATGAGCCCCCAGGTCCCAGACCTGGATGGAGTGGGGATTGtagatgctatctttttttttttttaaagatttacttattttatgcatatgagtacgctgtcactatcttcagacactccaaaagagggcattggatcccattacagatagttgtgagccaccatgtgggtgctgggaattgaactcaggacctctggaagagcagtcactgctcttaaccattgagccatctctctagcccctgtagGTGCTATCTTAAGCCCATCTCACAGCTGAAGCAGCAGGTTGGGTCCAGGGTAGACAACAGCTGTCCTACCGGAGGTTCACAGGGCCACCTTGATGGGGAAGGGGACAGGTCAAGGCCCAAATAGAAAGAATGAAGCCAGGTGAATCTAGGCACAGCTGTCCTGAGGGCCCCTCTATTCTTACTGCAGGAGTCACTGTCCCCGTCCACATTCCATGAGGAATCACTGGGACAACTTCTCAGGTGGTCCCCGGGCCCTAGGGACGCCTCCAGGCCTGTACCTCAGTGCAGTTGCTGGAGTACTCATGCGGGTTGACAATCTTGAGCTGATAGAGCATCTTGCATACAATGATGATACAGGTCCACACGGTGGACAGGCAGGAAGCCATGGGCCGGAAGCGCGGATAGGGCAAGGCGAAGGCCCATAGCACC
The Mus musculus strain C57BL/6J chromosome 8, GRCm38.p6 C57BL/6J genome window above contains:
- the Piezo1 gene encoding piezo-type mechanosensitive ion channel component 1 isoform X6, which translates into the protein MLKVAVFRYLFWLVLVVVFVAGATRISIFGLGYLLACFYLLLFGTTLLQKDTRAQLVLWDCLILYNVTVIISKNMLSLLSCVFVEQMQSNFCWVIQLFSLVCTVKGYYDPKEMMTRDRDCLLPVEEAGIIWDSICFFFLLLQRRIFLSHYFLHVSADLKATALQASRGFALYNAANLKSINFHRQIEEKSLAQLKRQMKRIRAKQEKYRQSQASRGQLQSKDPQDPSQEPGPDSPGGSSPPRRQWWRPWLDHATVIHSGDYFLFESDSEEEEEALPEDPRPAAQSAFQMAYQAWVTNAQTVLRQRRERARQERAEQLASGGDLNPDVEPVDVPEDEMAGRSHMMQRVLSTMQFLWVLGQATVDGLTRWLRAFTKHHRTMSDVLCAERYLLTQELLRVGEVRRGVLDQLYVGEDEATLSGPMETRDGPSTASSGLGAEEPLSSMTDDTSSPLSTGYNTRSGSEEIVTDAGDLQAGTSLHGSQELLANARTRMRTASELLLDRRLHIPELEEAERFEAQQGRTLRLLRAGYQCVAAHSELLCYFIIILNHMVTASAASLVLPVLVFLWAMLTIPRPSKRFWMTAIVFTEVMVVTKYLFQFGFFPWNSYVVLRRYENKPYFPPRILGLEKTDSYIKYDLVQLMALFFHRSQLLCYGLWDHEEDRYPKDHCRSSVKDREAKEEPEAKLESQSETGTGHPKEPVLAGTPRDHIQGKGSIRSKDVIQDPPEDLKPRHTRHISIRFRRRKETPGPKGTAVMETEHEEGEGKETTERKRPRHTQEKSKFRERMKAAGRRLQSFCVSLAQSFYQPLQRFFHDILHTKYRAATDVYALMFLADIVDIIIIIFGFWAFGKHSAATDIASSLSDDQVPQAFLFMLLVQFGTMVIDRALYLRKTVLGKLAFQVVLVVAIHIWMFFILPAVTERMFSQNAVAQLWYFVKCIYFALSAYQIRCGYPTRILGNFLTKKYNHLNLFLFQGFRLVPFLVELRAVMDWVWTDTTLSLSNWMCVEDIYANIFIIKCSRETEKKYPQPKGQKKKKIVKYGMGGLIILFLIAIIWFPLLFMSLIRSVVGVVNQPIDVTVTLKLGGYEPLFTMSAQQPSIVPFTPQAYEELSQQFDPYPLAMQFISQYSPEDIVTAQIEGSSGALWRISPPSRAQMKQELYNGTADITLRFTWNFQRDLAKGGTVEYTNEKHTLELAPNSTARRQLAQLLEGRPDQSVVIPHLFPKYIRAPNGPEANPVKQLQPDEEEDYLGVRIQLRREQVGTGASGEQAGTKASDFLEWWVIELQDCKADCNLLPMVIFSDKVSPPSLGFLAGYGIVGLYVSIVLVVGKFVRGFFSEISHSIMFEELPCVDRILKLCQDIFLVRETRELELEEELYAKLIFLYRSPETMIKWTRERE